In the Populus trichocarpa isolate Nisqually-1 chromosome 1, P.trichocarpa_v4.1, whole genome shotgun sequence genome, gaattatttttgttgattttattttttttactattgagctggttgaaaatttagtttttttgtctttttttttaaaacattgtagctttcctcacgtgtttttttttcgcttttgtttccttttttgtacatttttttttcatttcttttacccaaaattgacttcttttttttttttttagatagtctttgtcggttttttttatatactgaactggttgagagattagctttgtaatttttttttttaaaaaaatactatgaattactacaatgtttcccttacatggtttttgtttggctacagtgtttcctccacatgtttttttttaattatctttgttaaatttattttttcaatattgagttggctgagaatttagctttagctttccccatttttttttcattttttttaaattttccccgtgttttttcattataattataattaatattatattgtattatattatataactgtttttttctttttattttttttgaattttttttgtttgatttagtttgttaatgttatttttttttatttagttatcagattttcatggtacgaatctcgggtttgatgggttaacctgatttgacgagttatttttttcatttagtttagtttgttaaagttaattttctttctatttaattatcagactttcattctttcatgacacgtatcctgggcttgacgggttaacttggtttgacgggttaacctggttagGTAAACCcgtcagttttttttctatttagttatcaaactttcatgacgcaaatctcaggttttacaggataacctggtttaaaaggttgacccaattaattcaatgtttttttttcttcattagttttttccttcctgttgattttttttctttgttttttttaattaaactatttaattatcacacttttatgacacgaccttatagccagacccacattcagtattcttgggtccggtgttacagtcaaactcacttaaacttgggtcatgtaagtttaattttattattaatattataaatattactcttaggtcaggcgttgcagccaaacctaagattcttgggtataactttgcagaaaaacccatgatttttaaatttttattttttttaatattttttatgcaaaaaaaaaatgacccgcggcatcgcgcgggtatcaaagctagttaTTGTATATAATGGATAGACTTCTCCTTAACATTGCAAGGAGACTTTCAGCCATTACCCCGTCTGTCAAACTCTTTTACATagatattcaaaacaaaaggtaatCAAATGGATTCACCCTCATTGTCTAAATATCCATCAAGTCGTCATCGTCATCCATTGAAAGGTCGCAACCAAATTTACCATCCCTGTACTCTACTCTCGTATCTTTTGGATTCCTACCCAGCGTGCATAGTCCACCCACCTGCAACATAATACTCACAATCCTTTACCGTCTGAGGAAACACCACGAAATGGACAGGAGAGAGTTTATAATATCTTACATCAATGACCCCAAGAATGTGTTGCCAGTTCGAACAACAAAGCAGATTGCACTCAATATAACCTTTTGCTGGTGTAGCATAGGCTCCAAAAGTCGCTGTTCAATAACTCCAGCAAGGATCTGGTACCTGTTAAACAAAGAATGCGATTGTTGTTAATGTTTCATGATGGCGTGCTGGCCATTCAGACAAGAGACTGCTTTACACACAGATACTTGGTGCACAATTACTGACAAGTTGACAGATTTTGATGGCTAAAACATTCGTGGTTATAGGAAACATACTCGGTCAAGTCTTGCTCTCCTATCCTAGTCATAAGATTCAAAATTGTATTTGGAGCAGCTTCATCTAAATTAAGTTGATGAAGCCCAGTTACCTTTGAGTATGCGTgcacaaccttttcttttcattgtgTGCGGGCTTAATGTTATATTATACAAGCAACAGCAAACTTACATTTCATAGCTGCATATCTTTTCTTTCGTCCAAATTAAGATTCTTGAAGTTTAAAGATGTTGATTCGTATCATTATTAGAAGGTTAAAGCATTGTAAGAGAATTAGAATATAAATGCCAAAGATTACCTCAGGTTGCTGGAAACTGCCATATACACACCATAGGCAACACTGGTTGACAATATAGGCACGTCCTCTGCTTCTCCAGCAAAAGATTTATCTAAAGCCTTTCGTGCATTAATCAACGCGTTTGTTATACCTACACCAACCTGTAAAGAGGCTGCTATCAGTCCAATGCACCCAGAACAGAATTGAAGCTACCAATCACACGGCAATAACTTGATATGCAAATCATACATAAATCTACTTAAATCCGCGCGGGGGAGGGGGGGTATTTATGGAAATTCTTGCACTTAACCATATCgtttgaattcaattaatttctCAAGAAAATTAGAATGCAGCTCAGTTGCCGTCAGTCAAGAAAATGGAGATTCTGGAATAACAACACACTTGTACAAACATATATTCAGATCAAAAttatgaagagaagaaaatatagGGTGTCTTCTCAACAAAAGAGAAGAGCATAGCCAAGGCCAACTAGTTTGTCCTATAGGTTTCCCACCACACAGCAAGATCCTTCTTCCAGAAGGACAGAGCAGTAGGTTCCCCCCATGcagaggaaaataaaaatgtaatcaATGCATGCAATACACGAATATATTCATAGATAAATGCGCGCGCAGTTAGAAGTAAAACCCCCATTGGCAAGAAGGAGTTCATATTGCTTGAGAGTTTCTCAATTCAATCAAGCAAATAGATATGAACTGCACTAGCAAAGCTCTGTGCATTCAAAAAAGTGCTAAACCAACATGCAGCACACACATAGGCCATAATATTCTTTGCTTGAGTTGATCTAGTTTTAATTAACTGATCTGTTGCCTCAATCGATGATTTCCGTTCAAGATGCATTCTGTAGATACATATGCTCATGGGCTTATCGAGTGCTCCTGCTACCTTGACATCAAAATATACCAACACTGGTTCTATCATCTGGGTAGTTCTCATGGGTATGATCTTTAATCTTAGAGGAATTGCAATAATTAACCCAATGAAATTGCATCTAATCAAATCTGAAACTATTTGTAGGGACAAGCGTCTCAAAGTTCATTATGATGTTCCTGTCACCAATCTCAAACTTTGAACATTTTGCCTATCTAGTTATGAATTTGAATGTGTAATGATGCTGGCAATGCAGGATCTCCATCATCTTCAGTACTCAAATAGTCAAACTATAAAGACATGAAATGGGCAGTTGAACACAGCAAAAACATATCTTCAGCATggcacaaataaaaagaaacggTCACTTAAAAATAgcagggaaaagaaaaggtgtggTTATTTCTTCAGCTGGAATTTTATGTAAAGAAAGTTTGACAGATAAAGGAAGATTCCTTCCTGCCTCCTGGTAGATGATAAGGCACAACGCTCTCCAAtagcactaaaaaaatatccaacttCCAAACACCACAACTACAATGTCTAGGAACCATATCAAATTCGGATTCTGTAAGGTGATAACTTACTAGAGATGCACCGGTACCGACTGCAAATAGCTTGGCTCCATTACGctgcaaaacaaattaacatgatagaaaatttgaaatttccataaaaaagaCTTGGTTTGTGTAGTTGATCTGGTACATACCAGTATAGCGCCTATTCTCTGTAAAAATGAATAAGATGTTCCAGCCAAAGCCACCTGCATGCAGGATTTTGCAAGTTCACAATTGGTGAACAAGCTTTAACAGTATCAACAACAACTTGCagactaaaataattattaacctGGAATGCATTATCAGGACAACTGTAGAAGAACTTAGAAACTGGACCAGCACTGAGTGCAAGAGGTGGTCGAAGAGAAACAGTAGGAGCAGGAAGCCAAACGAGCATAAAATCTGCTATTATGGCCATTACCTAAAACAGGAACCATATtgagtaaaaatataataaattgtaaCAGAAGAACAGGAATAGATTGTGCATGGCTTCACTGTAGAATAAAGAAGTACAGCTCTTCTTAGTTCACTTGAAGAAATAAAGCCTATCCAAGCATGGCTGGCTCTGTCTACATGCAAAAAGGCCGAGCCAGGCTAAAGGATTTCAACTGTGATTAGCTAAATTCCGACATAACATTAAATATGTCCTCTATGCACTCTCAGTATTAAGTTGaccaaaaaattaaatcgtTTGGAAGCAGCTCCACGAAAATTAGGATCACTGGCACTTCTTTTCTTATGAGACCCTAGTGTTCAAGATTCTTGGACAGTTTTCCACTTAATTTTAGATGGGATTGTGTTAGTCCCGCGGTACAAGCTCAAAAGGGTAGCCACCACTCATTTTGAACTTCAACTGATAAAAGTTTTGTGGTACATGAGAAAATTACAGACAGCCATACCACATCggcaaaaacaaaatccagCTCCTTGGTGAAATTTTCTCTGCGCCGTTCCAGCTCTGCAGCGGTCTGAAGAGCAAGAAAAATTGCGAAAGATTATCTAACAATGCTTTACAGATAGAGCTCCAATGCCAATTTGGAACGTGAACAGCcttggttaaaaattaaaaaaaaatccccacaAATCCAGGAGGCATGCTTATAGAGCCAATTAGCATAACTGCTTgataatcttaatattttgtgGTAAGAATGTCACGTAAATTAAATGTTCTGAGAATCGTGACAAATCATCAGATGATCAGAGAttcttaagaagaaaaaaaggtcaACCCCACTCTAGTTGACTTGCTAGTTACACATGCAACTACCAATCTAATTGATCTCACCAGCCATTGAAATTTCAACCAGCCCCTCACGAGCAACTTCCATTCTTTCTTGCCAATAGTACAgtattaaagaaaatgaatacaCACAGTTCTAGTAGTTGATAATGAACTCTGAGATATTTAGATGTACAAACCTTGGTAAAGATCCCAACACCACACTCGATGGCAACTTTAGTCAAGAACAAATCATCAGCAAGCAACCTTTCTTTAAACCCTCCAAATTGAAGCAACCACCTAAACACTGCTGATTTCTCCAGTTCAAAGTACCTGCTAACAATCGACCCTGGCACCCTCCCTGCCTCAATTGCCGCAGCCAAGTCCTTTGGCAAGCTCTCCAACGACCTCCCCACCTAATAATGATCACCAACTGCAAATCATCAAACTCAAAACAACAAACCAAATCATATCACAAATACATCGATCTTTATATTTGTATTGTAAATGTGTACGTACCTCTGCCAATGCAAGAATGGCCTCACTCTTGTTGCGGGATCCAgcatcaccaccatcatcattcccaccacctccaccaccagaAATCCCACCACCACCTACGCCACCGTCTCCTCCACCAGAGGAGAGAGCGATGGTTGTTCGAAATCTTTTAAAACGAGAAGTAGTTGTGGTCCAGGAAAGAGGAGTAGCAGAGGGTTTAGAAGTTGGGATGGGAACACAGAGAGAGATTGTGGCAAAGTTGTTGCTGTGATATTGATGGTGGTAGTTCGGTGACTGAAGAGAAAAGGCGCGTGTAGAGAAGGTGGCAAACGCCATTTGAAGAGAGTTTGTGTTATTTTAGGACAGTGGAGGTAAGAAGGATCAGGCTGTTAGAGTTTGGTGGTTGAGAGAGTGTTTTAGCCTTTAGGTACGGGCTGGCGCGATGACTccacaaatgaaaacaaaaccaTACATGCAGTCTTCCATGTCACTGTATGACACGCTCCTCcacaattatgattttttatattgattttttttaaaaaaaaatatagtacaCTAGGTTAAAAGATTTAGCAATAcaacaatatttgaaaaaaattgataaaataatatatttttatatggttcTCCAgtatatttaaatgttattattctAGAATGCAACAAATCATGTAATTTAAATGCCTCTAGATGAAAAAACACATAAACACAACAATTCCTTATTTTTCCATGCAGATCTTCTCAACTTTGATCTTTCTAAAAAAACTCacaaaacactagttttttgccttttaaacattaaaaaaatcaaatcaatcctAGTCTCTAAGCATAGTTGGATATGTTTTTATGTTCAAAATTCATTGTTGTTGCCGCCACTgtcctaatcttttttttagtccTACAAGCAAGGTAAACATACTACATTGTtataaatttatgtttgatttagttgaaatgaaataattgtttatgtttaattcagagtttaaggtgaatttaaaatttattgaattaatgataaattggTTATGAATATCATCgataagagttaatttgatatagttgaatatgaaaaaaattaaattaattatgaattaattatgcGTTGTGTTTAATTTTGGATAAGTTGTTGAATTAGAAATCTTGTATGAATTATGAGAATATTTagctaataatataattaactacACTTGATAATTTAATGAAACAGAGCATGAATGTGGTAGAATTATGACGAATTACACGTTGCATTGAATTATTGATAAGTTGactgattttatattttcttttaattatattaatttgctactaatttgggtttgatttaatgtaattaaacatgaaaatatcaattaaatttggtatcatgaattatatttaattttgatcaagtatgtttttgcattaatttttaggaatttgattgaatttgctATGATTTTTTCCCAATTAAGGTTGAGGTAAtgtaaattagttaaaattatatctaattgATCAaaatctgatttgtttttttataggatgtcttataatatatttatttttatgtcattgtGGTGACATTATTGTTTATTATGTGAACATTAGTATCATATATAATGACGGGAGCAAGTTGTTGTTAAATGGTAATTTAGGCATGTCatatgcaaaaataaaagaaattatttgtcACGAACTTCAatgaaattataatgatattgatgttgaaataaCTTGGAGGTTTCAAATTGGTAAACACTAGTTATCCTATATCAATCGTGTGTGATGATAGTTTTAAGACAATGATTGATTCTTTCATCCAAAGTGGTTTGAACATGATAATATTGTATGTGGATAGTTGACCAAAATCTATGTTTATCCCAACTTCTTTTGGTCCTTCAAAATCAgttaataaaagtaaaaacagTTTATTATTGGATGATTTGTTGTAAATGATAAATGATACTATGTTTGACAATCTATTTATTGATCAACATATATTTGACTATTCTAAGCCTATTGACAATAAAGATTATGAGACATTAGAACAAAATGTGACAATAAATGTTGATATTAATGTTgccaatgatgatgataaaatgaTACCTCCAACTCCTGAATTTGGAGATGCATTTGGATCTAGTTTTGTTGTTTATCATATTTGGGCACTTAGTCATAAACATATGCCATAAGAGTTTGATTTTGAGGCTGGACAAACATTCAACAGTAAAAATGAATTGGTTAATGCAGTTAAACGGTAACATATTACACATTCAGTTGAATATTTAGTCTAATGATCGAACtctatatttgttcaattataATGTGTGCAAACACCTAAATACAATTAGTATTTGTGCAATGGATATTATAAAATGTCAGATTCATTTAAGATAGCAAAGTTAAAAGGGTCATACGTATGTATTTCGatctttttccaaaaaaaccACCATCAGTTTAATGCAAATTTTATTAATGGTGCTATATCAACCCTTATTATGGATAATCTTTCAATGATTATTACAAGCATATGTGATAAAGTAAAATTACATTACaagtataaaatattatatgacaAAGCATGAGTTGCAAAACAAAAAGTATTTGAGCATTTTTTAGTTCACATgagtagttttttaaaaattaactagaTTGGTTTTGGTAGTAAATGAATCAAATTCTGGAACAGTTGTTGATTGGatatacaaaagaaattttgaCTATAGTACAACGgtttttgaaaaagttttttgGTCACTTGGACCTTATAGTGAAGGTGTTAAGTACTATAGATCACTTATCAGTGTTGATGGCATATATTTATACGGGCGTTATGATAGGAAGTTAtttattgtggttgtttttttatgcaaataatGGGATATTCCCTTTGGCTTTTACAatcattaacaaataaaataattctaattggagatgttttttctttgtttgtagAGATACATTATCGgtgataaaacaaatatatgtgTAATATCAGATAAATATGTAGGCATAAATAATGGAATAATGAAAATTTAGCGTGAACCTATAGGATATCATCAATATTGTGCCCCATGTTTTATTAGCAACtccaataataaattcaaaaacctagttatgaaaaaagatttgataAGGATGTGTTATGAACATTTAAGGTGCAAATTTGATTTGCgatatgaaataaaatgcaaGTTGGACCCATTATATCAAAAATGGCTTGAgcaagaaccaaaagaaaaatacgTTTTATGTTACGATGATGATCACTGGTATGGTAATATGACAACTaatctttcaaaatcatttgATCATGTTCTGAAAGGTGTTTATGCAATGCCTGTTTCAACTCTAGTGTAATTGACATTTTACAAGTGCAATAGTTATTGGGCTAAATAGAGACACAAAGctaatgattttattcaatatggaATAATTTGGCCTCCAACAATTCAGATTGAATTAACAATGAACAAGGATAGATCAAAAGATCATACTGTAATGTTATTCGACTATGAACAACATGTTTTCTAAGTCAACACCCTTGTTAAATCATATGTTGTAAAATAAGTCAGACAGACAGTCAGATTGAATGATAGAACATGCATATATGGTAAATGACATGCATTTCAATGTTCATATTCACATGTTCTTTTATGTTGTGTCGAGAATCACTTAAACTTTATATAGTTTGTTGGTAATCATTACACGATTTAGAGCTACGGATCAGCATATGACATGTCATTCCGTCTATTTCCAGACGAGTTAGATTAGAGTGATTACACTAAATCTCGAGTTCAAACAGATTCATCTAAATGAAAATCCAGAAGTGGTCAACGAATGTCTACTCATTTGCATAACAAGATGGATGTAAAGGAGGGTTATGCCTATTATAGATATGGCATATATAATGACacaaaccataaaagaaaaaatatcataatcgAAAATGTATGTAtgacaaaacatatatttattatgatatattatgatattttataaattgattaaatttaacaTCAAACATGAATACTATTATATAGAATGTTATCACTCGAGGTGGTAAATCGTCTCCTCATTCTGAGCTTCCACATTACGACGAtgatattccaaaaaaaaaaacataatgatgACATCCATGAAGAGCATAACTATAATCATAAAGAGTATGCATCACAGTACATGCCTGCCAGATTCGCTAACACTTTTGTCATGCGGCTGCAGGATAGACATCGATTAGAGGATATTTTCCCCGGCATTgtaagaatatttaatttttatatatttttttatttactttacattaaatgtattatatattcatatacatatattttaaattgttatgcaTGATGAGACCATGATTTATTATTGTACACATGGGTGAATGAgactacatgagcaggttcaACCATATATGTTACAAACAGGTTTTTTATATGCTAGTTGTTTAGAACACATCAAGATTGACCACAACATAATTCATACATTGATTGAGTGATGGAGACATGAGACACACACATTTCATCTTAGGCATGAGGAAATAACACCGATACTATAGGATGTGATAATTTTGCTTAGACTGTCTATTAATGGATGAGAAGTCACATCTACTAGTGTTCATAATTGGATTGCGTTATACAAGTCATCATTTGGATTGACAACTCTTCCTTCTGAATTAAAAGGGTATTATACGTcttaaatggattgaaaaaatatttacgACACTACTAGATAATGGTAACGATGAGGTCTTGTGAAGGtaccaattaattattatgatttgaatgtgttgattatttattaagtttgcatgaattattatgataattttaatgtgttatgtaGATATGTTGAGCatgtatattgtattttttttgcagTGTATTATTCACAGACCTTATGGAGAGATATGtgccttttaatttaatttatgttgtaGGATGATTTTGAAATCA is a window encoding:
- the LOC7463833 gene encoding protein RETICULATA-RELATED 4, chloroplastic; the protein is MAFATFSTRAFSLQSPNYHHQYHSNNFATISLCVPIPTSKPSATPLSWTTTTSRFKRFRTTIALSSGGGDGGVGGGGISGGGGGGNDDGGDAGSRNKSEAILALAEVGRSLESLPKDLAAAIEAGRVPGSIVSRYFELEKSAVFRWLLQFGGFKERLLADDLFLTKVAIECGVGIFTKTAAELERRRENFTKELDFVFADVVMAIIADFMLVWLPAPTVSLRPPLALSAGPVSKFFYSCPDNAFQVALAGTSYSFLQRIGAILRNGAKLFAVGTGASLVGVGITNALINARKALDKSFAGEAEDVPILSTSVAYGVYMAVSSNLRYQILAGVIEQRLLEPMLHQQKVILSAICFVVRTGNTFLGSLMWVDYARWVGIQKIRE